The Cygnus atratus isolate AKBS03 ecotype Queensland, Australia chromosome 19, CAtr_DNAZoo_HiC_assembly, whole genome shotgun sequence genome includes a window with the following:
- the MYMK gene encoding protein myomaker, with translation MGSLVAKLLLPTISTLVFLPTISIAAKRRFHMEAMVYFFTMFFVAIYHACDGPGLSVLCFMRYDILEYFSIYGTALSIWVSLMALAEFDEPKRSTFVMFGVLTIAVRIYHDRWGYGVYSGPIGTAVLAIAVKWLQKMKEKKGLYPDKSVYTQQIGPGFCFGALALMLRFFFEEWDYTYVHSFYHCALAMAFVLLLPKENKKAGGAGSPARLDCSTLCCCV, from the exons ATGGGCTCACTGGTGGCCAagctcctcctgcccaccaTCAGCACCTTGGTCTTCCTCCCCACCATCAGCATCGCGGCCAAGCGGCGCTTCCACATGGAAGCCATGGTCTACTTCTTCACCATGTTCTTCGTGGCG atcTACCATGCATGTGATGGCCCTGGCTTATCAGTGCTGTGCTTCATGCGCTACGATATCCTGGAGTACTTCAGCATCTACGGGACAGCTCTGTCCATCTGGGTGTCCCTGATGG CCCTGGCTGAGTTCGATGAGCCAAAGAGATCGACCTTCGTCATGTTCGGCGTGCTCACCATCGCCGTGAGGATCTACCACGACCGCTGGGGCTACGGCGTCTACTCGGGACCCATCGGGACCGCCGTCCTGGCGATCGCTGTGAAGTGG ctacaaaagatgaaggagaagaaggggCTGTATCCAGACAAGAGCGTCTACACCCAGCAGATCGGTCCTGGCTTCTGCTTCGGGGCGTTAGCACTGATGCTGAGGTTCTTCTTTGAG GAGTGGGACTACACCTACGTGCACAGCTTCTACCACTGCGCCCTGGCCATGGCCttcgtgctgctgctgcccaaggAGAACAAGAAGGCCGGGGGCGCCGGCAGCCCCGCCAGGCTGGACTGCTCCACGCTCTGCTGCTGCGTCTGA